A stretch of the Agromyces larvae genome encodes the following:
- a CDS encoding ComEC/Rec2 family competence protein, whose product MRAPDLRLTGPALAAWAAAWAAPALADSAGRAAVDAATVAAWAIAAALVVAGAAGARRCRPGPHRRHPARGQRTRAALPGIAVAAAAGAIALHAVALGLGARLDSPIADAATESRVVEVVVELDRAPRASRVTAAWAIDAEAADDGAPESPAEVVIDGRVVEVDGTAIDAVTASATVPADERLAFGARAAFQARVEALPNTEGTAFRLRPVGDAISVAPPPPWLDWAAHLRAGFRAAAADLPGDGGALVPGLAIGDTAAVSGDLDAAMKASSLSHLTAVSGANCAIVTAAAFALAAAAGLPTAWRIGVALAGLSAFVALVTPESSVVRATAMAVVVLAARATGRPGGGTAALSGAVVVLLVADPWLARDYGFALSASATAGLLLLAQPLGRVLGRVMPRRLAVVLAVPIAAQLACQPILILLDPAIAVHGVVANLLAAPAAPVGTVIGLIGCLVLPVLPGVGAALLQVAWMPASWIAAVARGTAALPFARLPWLPDAPGALLLAAITALALGLLLARRRRRLPTMLAAGGLAVLVAIPVGVAGVAPVLRSWTVPHDWQLAACDVGQGDAMLIRSAGAVALIDTGPEPAALTACLDRLGIDRVDLLVLTHWDADHVGGVAAVAGRTGVVLHGPLDGARSSRTLDPLVEGGAAAAEAVAGRSGRLGDDRWTVRWPLPGEPPGNDASVVVQFDAPGFRALLLGDLGEEAQRRMRRAVDLPRIDIVKVAHHGSADQDAGLYSAIGARVGLIGVGADNGYGHPTRKTLDLLDAAGIAVVRTDRDGTSVLTIDSGGGIRLWTARGGPTSEADRTLGAAQREVREARWRLAPARRDRRRRSRSSPGMRCARRPWCSCPAPKTCWPIARSRCCASSSAPKTRRSK is encoded by the coding sequence GTGCGCGCACCCGACCTGCGACTCACCGGGCCGGCGCTGGCCGCCTGGGCGGCGGCGTGGGCCGCGCCGGCGCTGGCCGACTCCGCCGGGCGCGCGGCGGTGGACGCGGCGACCGTCGCGGCGTGGGCGATCGCCGCGGCACTCGTCGTCGCGGGTGCGGCCGGTGCGAGGCGGTGCCGCCCCGGCCCGCACCGGCGGCACCCGGCTCGCGGCCAGCGAACGCGTGCCGCGCTGCCGGGCATCGCGGTGGCCGCCGCGGCGGGTGCGATCGCACTCCACGCCGTCGCGCTCGGGCTCGGCGCACGCCTCGACTCGCCGATCGCCGACGCGGCGACCGAGTCCCGCGTCGTCGAGGTCGTGGTCGAACTCGATCGAGCCCCCCGCGCATCGCGCGTCACCGCGGCGTGGGCGATCGACGCCGAGGCGGCGGACGACGGCGCACCCGAGTCGCCGGCGGAGGTCGTGATCGACGGCCGGGTCGTCGAGGTCGACGGCACCGCGATCGATGCGGTGACCGCGAGCGCAACCGTGCCCGCCGACGAGCGGCTCGCGTTCGGCGCTCGGGCGGCGTTCCAGGCGCGGGTCGAGGCGCTGCCGAACACCGAGGGCACGGCGTTCCGGCTGCGGCCAGTCGGCGACGCGATCTCGGTGGCGCCGCCTCCGCCGTGGCTCGACTGGGCGGCGCACCTGCGGGCGGGATTCCGGGCCGCCGCGGCCGACCTTCCCGGAGACGGCGGCGCGCTCGTGCCCGGGCTCGCGATCGGCGACACCGCCGCCGTCAGCGGCGACCTCGATGCCGCGATGAAGGCGTCGTCGCTGAGCCACCTCACCGCCGTATCGGGCGCCAACTGCGCGATCGTGACCGCTGCGGCGTTCGCTCTCGCTGCGGCGGCGGGCCTGCCGACCGCGTGGCGCATCGGGGTCGCGCTCGCGGGGCTGAGCGCGTTCGTCGCCCTCGTCACCCCCGAGTCGAGCGTGGTCCGGGCCACGGCGATGGCGGTGGTCGTGCTCGCCGCCCGCGCGACGGGCCGGCCGGGCGGCGGCACCGCGGCGCTGTCGGGTGCGGTGGTCGTGCTGCTCGTCGCCGATCCGTGGCTGGCGCGCGACTACGGATTCGCCCTCTCGGCGAGCGCGACGGCGGGCTTGCTGCTGCTGGCGCAGCCGCTCGGCCGGGTGCTCGGACGCGTCATGCCCCGCCGGCTGGCCGTCGTGCTCGCCGTGCCGATCGCCGCCCAGCTCGCATGCCAGCCGATCCTCATCCTGCTCGACCCCGCGATCGCGGTGCACGGGGTCGTCGCCAACCTGCTCGCTGCTCCGGCCGCGCCGGTCGGCACGGTGATCGGCCTCATCGGATGCCTCGTCCTGCCGGTGCTGCCCGGGGTGGGAGCCGCCCTGCTGCAGGTCGCGTGGATGCCGGCGAGCTGGATCGCCGCGGTGGCCCGCGGCACCGCGGCACTGCCGTTCGCGCGACTTCCCTGGCTGCCCGACGCGCCCGGCGCGCTGCTGCTCGCGGCGATCACCGCGCTGGCGCTCGGGCTGCTGCTCGCGCGTCGCCGACGGCGGCTGCCGACGATGCTCGCGGCGGGCGGGCTCGCGGTGCTCGTCGCGATCCCGGTCGGCGTGGCCGGTGTCGCGCCGGTGCTGCGGTCGTGGACGGTGCCCCATGACTGGCAGCTCGCGGCGTGCGACGTCGGGCAGGGCGATGCGATGCTCATCCGTTCGGCCGGGGCGGTGGCGCTCATCGACACCGGCCCCGAGCCGGCGGCGCTCACCGCGTGCCTGGATCGGCTCGGCATCGATCGCGTCGACCTGCTCGTGCTCACGCACTGGGACGCCGATCACGTCGGCGGCGTCGCGGCCGTGGCGGGCCGGACGGGCGTCGTGCTGCACGGCCCGCTGGACGGCGCCCGCTCGAGCCGGACGCTCGACCCGCTCGTCGAGGGCGGTGCGGCGGCTGCGGAGGCGGTCGCCGGCCGGTCGGGCCGACTCGGCGACGACCGGTGGACGGTGCGGTGGCCCCTGCCGGGGGAGCCGCCCGGCAATGATGCGAGCGTCGTGGTGCAGTTCGATGCGCCGGGGTTCCGGGCACTGCTCCTCGGCGATCTCGGCGAGGAGGCGCAGCGCCGCATGCGGCGGGCGGTCGACCTGCCGAGGATCGACATCGTGAAGGTCGCCCACCACGGGTCGGCCGACCAGGACGCCGGACTCTATTCGGCGATCGGCGCACGGGTCGGCCTCATCGGCGTCGGGGCCGACAACGGGTACGGGCATCCGACGCGCAAGACCCTCGACCTGCTCGATGCCGCCGGCATCGCAGTGGTGCGCACCGACCGCGACGGCACGTCGGTGCTGACGATCGACTCGGGCGGCGGCATCCGGCTCTGGACCGCGCGTGGCGGCCCGACGTCGGAGGCCGACCGTACACTGGGAGCGGCACAACGCGAGGTACGGGAGGCACGGTGGCGGCTCGCCCCAGCGCGACGAGATCGAAGGCGGCGATCCCGCAGCTCACCTGGAATGCGGTGCGCCCGGCGCCCGTGGTGCTCGTGTCCGGCCCCGAAGACGTGCTGGCCGATCGCGCGATCTCGATGCTGCGCGAGTTCCTCCGCGCCGAAGACCCGGCGCTCGAAGTGA
- a CDS encoding alpha/beta fold hydrolase has translation MGEAGRDRGAAERMPRARVVLVHGIRTSATMWRNQLAPLRAHGIEVDAIDLPGHGTRLDESFSLDAAYAAIDAALAGTQAQRETDATDRPDAAVPRLLVGLSLGAYLAIGYAAEHPGRIDGLVAASAGTRPRGAGLAGYRALAAAIRRLPDRGRSLNDAMAALFLPPDAADDIIAGGVALDVMADALAAVGTVDLEAALGGIDVPVWFVNGRWDHFRFEERRMLRAARDARLVVVPGATHLVSLVQPEHFTAAVLDAVAELERRAARERRIRAPRPPSRVES, from the coding sequence ATGGGCGAGGCGGGTCGCGACCGAGGGGCGGCGGAGCGGATGCCACGGGCGCGCGTCGTGCTCGTGCACGGGATCCGCACGTCGGCGACGATGTGGCGCAACCAGCTCGCCCCGCTGCGTGCGCACGGCATCGAGGTCGACGCCATCGACCTCCCCGGTCACGGGACGCGCCTCGACGAGTCGTTCTCGCTCGACGCCGCGTACGCGGCGATCGACGCGGCCCTCGCGGGAACCCAGGCGCAGCGCGAGACGGATGCCACCGACCGGCCGGATGCCGCGGTGCCGCGCCTGCTCGTCGGGCTGAGCCTCGGCGCCTACCTCGCGATCGGGTACGCGGCGGAGCATCCCGGCCGGATCGACGGGCTCGTCGCCGCGTCGGCCGGCACCCGCCCGCGCGGAGCCGGCCTGGCCGGCTACCGGGCGCTCGCGGCGGCGATCCGCCGGCTTCCCGACCGGGGCCGGTCGTTGAACGACGCCATGGCAGCACTGTTCCTGCCGCCCGACGCGGCCGACGACATCATCGCGGGCGGCGTCGCCCTCGACGTCATGGCCGATGCGCTCGCCGCGGTCGGCACCGTCGACCTCGAGGCCGCACTCGGCGGCATCGACGTGCCGGTGTGGTTCGTCAACGGACGCTGGGATCACTTCCGCTTCGAGGAGCGACGGATGCTCCGCGCTGCGCGCGACGCGCGGCTCGTCGTGGTTCCCGGCGCCACGCACCTCGTCAGTCTCGTCCAGCCCGAGCATTTCACCGCCGCGGTGCTCGACGCCGTGGCCGAACTGGAGCGTCGGGCCGCCCGCGAACGGCGCATCCGCGCGCCTCGGCCGCCCAGCCGAGTGGAGTCGTGA
- the rpsT gene encoding 30S ribosomal protein S20, which translates to MANIKSQIKRIKTNLKAQERNKAVKSELKTVVRATREAIAAGDKEKANAALKVATRKLDKAVSKGVIHQNQAANRKSAIAKQVAAL; encoded by the coding sequence GTGGCAAACATCAAGTCGCAGATCAAGCGCATCAAGACCAACCTCAAGGCGCAGGAGCGCAACAAGGCCGTCAAGAGCGAGCTCAAGACCGTCGTCCGCGCGACCCGCGAGGCCATCGCCGCCGGCGACAAGGAGAAGGCGAACGCCGCCCTGAAGGTCGCGACCCGCAAGCTCGACAAGGCCGTGTCGAAGGGCGTCATCCACCAGAACCAGGCCGCGAACCGCAAGTCGGCGATCGCGAAGCAGGTCGCCGCGCTCTGA
- the holA gene encoding DNA polymerase III subunit delta, with amino-acid sequence MSGPEDVLADRAISMLREFLRAEDPALEVSDLDAASYPRGELLTLASPSLFGEARLIRVSGVEHASDDFLLDALAYLEQTPTETTLVLRHRSGVRGKKLLDAIRAGAGDGIEIVCAELKKDAEKQDFVHDEFRAAGRRITPGALRDLVGAFADDLAELAAACRQLISDAPGDIDERTVARYYGGRVETNAFAVADAAIAGRHGAALVALRHALESGADPVPIVGAFAAKVRQMAKVAGAPRGGSGQLASSLGMAPWQVDRARRDLSGWDDEGLGRAIEALAAADAAVKGAERDPVFALERLIGVIASRGRVRSAAPR; translated from the coding sequence GTGTCCGGCCCCGAAGACGTGCTGGCCGATCGCGCGATCTCGATGCTGCGCGAGTTCCTCCGCGCCGAAGACCCGGCGCTCGAAGTGAGCGACCTCGACGCGGCGAGTTATCCGCGCGGCGAACTGCTGACCCTCGCGAGTCCGTCGCTCTTCGGCGAGGCCCGGCTCATCCGGGTCTCGGGCGTCGAGCACGCGAGCGACGACTTCCTGCTCGACGCGCTCGCCTACCTCGAGCAGACCCCGACCGAGACCACGCTGGTGCTGCGCCACCGCAGCGGTGTGCGCGGCAAGAAACTGCTCGACGCGATTCGCGCCGGCGCGGGCGACGGCATCGAGATCGTGTGCGCCGAGCTCAAGAAGGACGCCGAGAAGCAGGACTTCGTGCACGACGAGTTCCGTGCGGCCGGTCGGCGCATCACCCCCGGCGCACTGCGCGACCTGGTCGGCGCCTTCGCCGACGACCTCGCCGAACTCGCCGCGGCGTGCCGGCAACTCATCTCCGACGCTCCGGGCGACATCGATGAGCGCACCGTCGCGCGATACTACGGCGGCCGCGTCGAGACGAACGCGTTCGCCGTCGCCGACGCCGCGATCGCCGGGCGGCACGGCGCAGCCCTCGTCGCGTTGCGCCACGCCCTCGAGAGCGGAGCCGACCCCGTACCGATCGTCGGCGCGTTCGCGGCGAAGGTCCGGCAGATGGCGAAGGTCGCCGGCGCGCCGCGCGGCGGATCCGGTCAACTCGCCTCGAGTCTCGGCATGGCGCCGTGGCAGGTCGATCGGGCCCGCCGCGATCTCTCCGGCTGGGACGACGAGGGCCTCGGCCGCGCCATCGAGGCCCTGGCCGCCGCCGACGCCGCGGTGAAGGGCGCCGAACGCGATCCGGTGTTCGCGCTCGAGCGGCTCATCGGGGTCATCGCGAGCCGGGGGCGCGTGCGGTCGGCCGCTCCGCGCTGA